A segment of the Takifugu flavidus isolate HTHZ2018 chromosome 7, ASM371156v2, whole genome shotgun sequence genome:
AGTTAGATCCTTCTGGTCCCGTGTGGATATTTGACCACTTTCATCCTAAAACCAAGCAACAGTTCCATCCCCAGTATCTTGAATGGGTTTTGTGTAGAACCACCAGGGAACCCACAGTGGTAAAATTAGAACTCAACTACCAGAACCTTTTCTGGGGGCTTCAGGAACCAAATAACAGACTATAAAATTCAATTCCAAACATCCaatgagaaaaacacaatcTCCCGCAATTGGAAAGTATGAAAAGTGACTGTGGGAACATCCCAATccaaaagaacccccccccccccttcccaagtGCGTGTCACACTTTAATGTTGCATCTGTTACACCTCTGTGCTGTTGCTTCAGGGGCCAATTAGTTGTAACCGCAGCAAGGAAAACCACTCTGATGATCCGCTGTCAGGTTGAACCATTTCCACACTTTAGTTTCCCACAAacactgagtgtgtttccacccCGAGCCAAGTGAAACGTCTGTCTGAACGCGTTATTACTTCAGTTGATGACATCACTTTCCCTACAGGTGAACCACTCTCTGCAAAAGCCTTCCCTGGCACCTCCTTTAGTCAAGCATGGCCATTTTAAAAACTCCCTGAGTTTACCTGAATAGAGTGACCATAAAACAAATGGTTTTAAACTCACCTGGTTCACTGAGGAAGAAGTGCAACAGTATGGAGATTTTCGATCCGCCCTGCATTTGTTTTACAGGCTGCATCCTTTAAATACTTTGGctcacagacaggacacaccTTCCTGCTAGAGGGGTCGGATCTGAGCACAGCAGCCAGTTTCACATTGAGCAAGAGAAGCGCATTTTTTCCCCCGTATGACTGggatggtgctgctgtgctccttcATTCACTCATCTGCAGGCTTCCAATTAGAGCTAAATTATTGAATTCAAAACTATGCAAGATGACAACAAaccaagaggggaaaaaagaacactGTTAATATTTGTTAGTTATTTGAGATGACTAAATGTTTGGAGGGATGCTTGAATCATTAGCTGTCCACAATTCAACCTGATAGCACATTAGCATGAACTAGCATCGCCTCAACTCAAGCAGCCAATTTGTTCGTAAAACCAATTAACTATGAGCCCATAACAAATTAAACATGTTTTACAGTGCTGTTTCataaaagcagagaaacaaaAGCCTACGGGTGAGACTTGTGCTTTTAATAACAAAACACAAGAAGCCTTTAAGTTGGCAGTGACACAATGTGTGCTGTTTTATTACCAGATCTGTGACCTTCTGTGTAACACTGTAATCGTCTAATATGAAATGCACAACACGTTAAAACCGCAGATTTATATGAGGCTCTGAAGCTTTCGGCTTGCCTCGCGAAGCTCAAGTGAAAGCAGCGATGCTACGTGTCAGTCCAGTCCAGGCTGTTGCCAGTGCTCAGACATGCATTTGTTGTCACGGAGACAATTAAAGAGGTGTGACAGTGGCTCGCACACATGCATCCAGATGTTTCGGTGTTggaggaaatggaaagaaaTGCGGCTCCGGGGCTCCTGAATGTGAAAGACCGTCGAACCGTGGCGGGGTGACGGGTCCAGTTCAGAGCAGGAGGTGAGTGACGGAAGGGAGCAGCTCGGCCAGCTCGGCCTCGATGTTATCCGTCTGAGTGACGGGGTTGCCACGGAGATCAAGATGCTTCAGCTTGGGGCAGGAGGCCAGTGGCTGAAGATCTGCCAGGGTGGAGATTTCTGGACGTCTGAGTTAAAGAGTAACCGCACACCCAATATACGTGGGTTGGCTGTCAAACATGCGTTTAATTCGCGTCAATTCTTGCCCGCTGCATTTGTTACTTTTTCGGATCAccttaacaaaaaaaaaagggtctgAAGAAAAATAGTTATTAGagagaaaaatcaaaataacaGGCCCAGACAGTTGCTGGTGAAGTAAATCCGTCAGCAAACGAAAGCAGTACAAAGTGGAGCAATCTAACGAGATTTATTAATTACTAATAACTATGAAATGAAGAGGCGCCCAATCTTCTAGATGTATAGATTAAGGATGCAAACATTTCAGTTCACACATGCAAGGATACTGTTATTCCTCAGGAGGACTTCCTCTAGTTTAGGAAGTTGATACACCCCTTCCAGCTTTTCTATTTTGTTGTTATCAGCCTCCAACACCTGCAGGGGTGAAGAAGactttgaattattttataCAAAATGACCCAATTGAGGTTTTCCTCCTGCAAGGGTCTCGCAGGACAGCCAATTCTGACATCCGACCTCAAGGCACTGCAACATGGCAAACTGAGGAgggagctgctccagctgattGGACGACAGGCTGATGTGGGTCACCAGTAACAGTTGGTCCAGGTGGCACAAGGTGGTCAGGTTCTGAAAGAAAACTCGGCTTTAAGATTTAggattttggagaaaaaaaaaggacacaatTCCATCATGCACAAGTTCCAGCCCGACCTTGTCAGCAATGCTGAAGACGCGCACTTCGGCATACTCCATTTTCAGGATGGTGTTTTCGATCATAAACTTGCTGCACAGGTCGCTATAATATGCGGAACGCATGGGATCGACCTCCTGAAAGAGACGGTAAAAGCGGTGAGTGCGGGGCCTCCTGCGCTGCACAATCCACACCGCTCTTCACTTACTTTCAGAGTTTGAAAATGAGCCAGCGTCTCTTTTTCATATCCTAAAGGATCTAGCGCCCTCATCAGGAGTATCACGGTCAGTAAACACCCTGGCAAGGAAAGAGCCGCAAACTACTGCGTAATCTGACGGGACCagggcacgcacgcacgcacacacacacacacacacacacacacacaccacacacacacacacacacacacacacacacacacacacacacacacacacacacacacaaagcttaCATTTGTTGAGCGGCTCCAGCTCTTGCAGCTGGTTGCATGAATCCAGCTCCGACTGTAACACGGAGGTCTTCTCCACCGACAGTTCGCTCctgcagggacggagggagacgAACACTCGGCGCCTGCTCCTTAAAAAATGCCCTCAATTAAGTGCTCCCAATCGATCGGGACGGTACCTGAAGAGCTCCTGATCCGTCGCGGAGTCTCGACACCAGCTCTCGCATCGACCTGTGGGAGGATGTTGACAGCGTGAGCGGCGTCGGCGGGAAAATCGGTGCAGGGAGAGTTAAGGAGCGGGCGATTCACCTCACCTGTGTAGAGAGCGCAgtctctgtgcgtgtgtttctCGGTCCAGTGCACCGTCAGATTATGCTCATTTACAATGTCACTTATGGTTCCTGGAGGGAGGTCACAGATCTGAGCCGGGGTCAAGGATTTGGACAACGCAGCCCACAAGTAAAACATTAAGAGTGTTGTTCCTGAGTGGTAAAAGAAGCGTCTGTCAAGCATCAGATTAAGAAGCTCAGACTGGTCAATAAAAACAGCTTCCTTAACGACAAAATGAAAAGGATACCCAGACAGGGCTGTGTTTGAAACGTGGGTGGACGCTTCGCCACTCGACTCTCTGTAGCTGCCCGTCGAGTACCAGCAGCAGGCCGACAGTCTGTGCCTGTGCGGTTAGAGCAGAGACGACACTGAGCTACACAGGGCCGCAACACCCGGGTCACAGGTCATTATAACACCACAGAAGGGGGCGTGGACAGTATTTGAGCACCTCAGACCCTTGTGGGAGGAGAAACATCTAGGTGAAAATGATCATGTCCTGCATGTAAAATCAGCTCCACGGGGTAGGAGGTTTTTCAAAGTGACCACACCATGACCTTGTTTATAGTGCCACCAGCTGGCAGGCGTGTGTCGTACTCTGTAGGGGGACCCTGCAGGCTCCTGTTGACACCCTGCAAATTGCACTGCGACAAACAAACCAACCCCAAAATGGTTTGGAATACTAAGAAGCTGCACGAGTGCAACAGGACTCCCAGCAAACAACACAGCAGTCATGCTAATGCTGCCTTTAGGGTGTGGAAGTGTGAGACATAAGGGGCCTGGATGGGTTGGTTCAGGGGGCCGACGCGATCAAGAAAACCACATTGAAACTCTTTAGTACACGCAAACTTGTGAGGCAAAGAAAAGCTCCTTACATTTACAGGCCGAGAGAAGGCCACAGCCACCCTTTCCTCCTCTCGactgacaaaaacacagcttATGATCTCCTCACGCTCCGCTGTCAGAGAGACATTTCTGTTATCATACCTGCATTAAGTGCAAATACAAGTAAAGGTGTGCATAGAGAAGATAAAATAATCACTAGTTATACCTCTGCCTAGCAACCAGCGATAGTAGAACCAAGCACTTTGGTCGTTGGGGTCCGTGAAGAAAGCATTCCGCACAAGCTCATATtcttggggaaaaaagggaaggagTTAGATCAAGTGTTGAAGAGCGAGAGAATTGTGTTCAATGACTGTCATAAATACACTATTGCAAGACCGCCCCCCGTCGGCCATCTGTAGTTACTGCTGCCTACACTGACCAAAgcctggcttttttttttaacctttgagGAGCTGCTCTTCACACACACGGTGAGAATGTGATTGTGGAGAAGGTGGCGGGGAGGACCGGGGAGGCTCTCCTGATGGCGAAGGGGGATCCGGAGACTCCGGGTGGAGCAGCGGCAATAACGTGCTGCGATAGTGCCAGCTGGAGTAATTAGAAAAGTTGGAGCCAATTAGACGGTCGGTAAACGCCAACTCTTGATCGACAGGCACGCCGGACATCTTCACAACCATACGGCGGTAATCCCAGCAATGGACTGTTAGGGATGAGACAGCGCCACAGAGAGCAGTGAGGTAACATGGCTGAAGCCTCGTCAGCTGTGATAGTTCCCATAGTCGTTACTCACAGTTACGGTCATCTAGGCTGAGGCAGCGGTCACACAGGCTCAGCTCTCTGGCCCAGTCTGGTCGGGGTAAGCGGGTGGAGACCCAACAACGGTGGTGCCAACTGCCGTAAGACTTTGGGTTCATCTTCAGACACGACTCCAGGAACGACAACTCGGCCTCATAAACCTTCTGCATCTCATCCTCGTtcctggaggaggcagagacgAGATGCATAAAGTTCATACTGGATCCCAACATAAActcccttttaaaaaaatagggaAAAATGCTAATGACTAACTTCACAGTTTCCATATGCATAAGGATCTCTCTTCTGTAGTTCCAGAGGGTTGCAAAGTCAGGATTAGatgacagcagctgctggctcagCTGAAGAGCGTCATCATCCAAtaccccctccttcctctggcaAACAGGACATAATTAGTGCCATACATCAACTGTCTGCCTGTCAAATTCAACTTCAATGGAAGTGGCGCCCCCTCCGTTGTgacatgttgaaaacatcacaaatggGATCTCATTGTCATGCCAGGAATTTTGGAGGCCATCAGGACTGTTAAGGTTAAATCTTTCTCATCGTAGAATAAAACTCTCCCACCGGTGCTCTATTGTAAAGCCCAAACAGGCAGTTTTGTGGCACCCAAGGAGATGGTTTTAGTGCACCTGACCTCAGCAGCGATGGCGCCTTGGCCTTGCTTATGTAGCCCAACAATCCAGCTGCATTCAAATCCAGAAAATGTTTTTAGGTTTAGCCATCAGGAGGTAGCAACAGTGAGAAAATGACATGGAAGCCACATTTTTATGCAGATTTTGGCTTTTAGAGGGCATGGCACTAAACCTctcttaaataataataattttaaaaaaaatcagtgtaactttatttaaaaaatatgccAAAGTGTTGTACACAAAGCAAAATAACAAACAGAAGCAAAACATTAATAATGGCCAATAAAAGGATTTTTGAGTTTGAATGCTGTTTTCAATAAACTGCCTCCTAAACACGTTTTGCATCTTGCTCTCATTTCTTCTTTTGGCATTTTAAAGCTCTgcttattcttattcttaagATGCAAAATACAAAAGCAATTTTTACCTACTGGTTTCTGGATTACTTAAGGTTTGTTTAGGGGGGTTTGATTTGTGGATTCTTGTATTTTAAACTAGGGGAACATCATTTGCATTGCTAGATTCTTTCAGCGAGCCTATTTGTAATATACCTTGGAAAAACAGGCATCTCTGGCGGTGATGTAGAGTTTTAGTTTCTTCTCtcgctcttttcttttctcctcttcttgctGGGCTGTAGATTTTACTTTCACTCGACCATGCTGTCACAACACAGGTCAAGAGGAACAGACAGCAGATATACTATAGAATGAGCAGTGTGACAAGATAGAAAAAACTGCCTTCATCTTAAAACAAAGGTATAATTGACGAAATTCTCACCATTTTGTCTGGCTTTAAAGAAATCTTCCGATTGCCCCAACGTATCTATAAAATGGGAAAAAGATGCTGAAGGTAAGGCCTTATTGGCTTTCCCATGTCACAAACGCTAACGTCTAACAAATGCACATACAGGTTATTCCCCTCAGTTTGTATacatatatgtacatatatgtatatatacatctGCCTGTAGAGAGAATACATACAGCACAAGAAACCATCATTCTAATTGCTAAATAGCCTCACTGTTATTCGAACAATCGGGCTCATTTAGTCAACAGCAAAGTTCGATACGGAATCCATTCTCTTTGCAAATTAAACTGTGACAACGTAAACCACTTACCTGCAATTTCCGgttaatttttttataaattgtATGATTTTTCAGAATCCAGTTTGTTTTGTCACGTCAGGATTGGTAATGACTACAACTCCACTTCCGTCTTTATGAAATGACGTCACGCCGAACAAGACCGCCCATTTCCTGCACGTTATTATTGACAGCCAAGTGTGTTTattctgccctctagtggccaaaaACTTAACAGCAAAACCGAACAACAGCGGCTTTTTTATTGAATGTTTATTATACTTCCAAAATTCACATTATCAACAGTAAAAAGGACAGATTCATTAAGACTCCCTGTTCTTCTGCAGTTTCTTCCCTGAACCTTAAATGTCATCTCTGTCATTTCTACAATATGAACAGTTTAACTATTTGCACAATATCCAGCAGGTCCTGAGAGATGTGTGTGCAAGTGAGGCTCTTgcgctttttttcttttctaatttcAAACCCAATGTTAATCTTTTATGTATGTGACCTGTGGTTGAAACAATTACAGGGATAAACTCCTGTCCTTACTTCAACTGTGGCATGCACAGATAAAACAAGATGTAGTCACCAATTAGCGAGTTAGTGAAAAAAATATTCCGTATGATTGACCTATGTTATTATTCTCACACCTATTGCTAACTCAAACATACTGATATTGTCTAATAAGGCAATTTTTCCGTTTTTGTCCGTTCCAAGTCGCTGACTTTCAAACTtgctgttaagtgtgtgtgtgtgtgtgtgtgtgtgtgtgtgtgtgtgtgtgtgtgtgtgtgtgtgtgatgcaaaaGGCAGAAATTGAAATTATGGCTGCTCCAGCCTGCAGTTTTGGATGATGATTTCACATAATCAGTAAACTTTCCATCAGGAAAGTGTTTCAGAGTAATGAAATCGTGTCCCAAGGCGTCGGCGGGTTTAATCCTTCCCACtggattcaaatcaaatcaaaatcaaatcaaatcaatctttatttatatagcgtcttatacaatcaaaattgtttcaaggcgcttttcAGAATCCCAGgtcctgaccccagacaagcaacagtggcaaaaaaaccctcccctttaacaggaagaaaccttgagcaggaccaggctcatgtagggggaccctcctgctgatggctggctgggtagagagagaggagaagggggaggacaggtagaggagagaataggtaggagaggagaggagagaggagaggagaggggtagaggagaggagaagtagagtgaaggggaggtagaggagaggagaggagaggagaggagaggagaggagaggagaggagaggagaggagaggagaggcacagagcacagaaacacacacaaaaatacgatatacaatcacttcagcggggccggaggtcatcatgcagctccgagggcggcgatacctgtaaataaataggggggggagcagaaaaactacacaagaatcagcataactagtctgcttgatgaggaggaggaaaggagaggaaaggagaggagaggagaggaaaccatgacccagtggggtgacagaggcctcccaggtgatcatgtttccagaccccggcagccttggcctataacagcataactaagatatgacctaacgattagacgaccccctaagtatgataatctgtctgtctatgatagtaactggaactacagaattagtaacaataagctttttcaaagaggtaggttttaagtctgatcttaaaagtggcaatggagtcagcctcccgtaccttgacagggagctggttccatagcaggggggcctggtagctaaattctcggccccccattctactcctagaaactctgggaaccacaagtacaccagcattctgagagcggagcggtctattgggctgataaggtatcactagctcctccaggtaggatggagcttggcctctgaggaccttgtaggtcaaaagaagggttttaaaaattattctaaatttaacgggcagccaatgaagcaacgccagtacaggagttatgtgatctcttttgtcaatacctgtcagaactctggctgcagcattttggatcaactggaggcttcttaaagagttgtttggacaccctgataataaagaattacagtagtccagcctggaagtaagaaatgcatggactaacttttcagcatcatgccgcgtcagcagcttcctgatctttgtgatgttcctcaagtgaaaaaaggcacttctagagactaatttaatgtgtgagttgaaggagagattttgatcaaaagttactcctagattcctcacagagagactagatgttaatgagataccatctagagtgatcatgtgatctaatctatccctgagaggttcaggaccaaacaccatgacctcagtttttcctgagttaaggaggaggaaatttgaagacatccaggactttatgtctttaagacaggtctggagcttcactaacttctctgtctcctcgggtttcatggataaatagagctgagtgtcatcagcataacaatgaaaatttatcccatgctgtcaaataatgttccctaagggaagcacaatgtgaagaggattggtccaagtacagaaccttgaggatggctaaccctactgtatgaggagggaacaccatggacatgagcaaactggtatctatcagataagtatgatctaaaccagtctagtgctgtccctttaatcccaatcacatgttccagtctctgtaacaggatgctgtgatcaactgtatcaaaagcagcactgaggtccagcagaaccagcatagagaccagtccatgatcggaagctatgagaagatcattagtgactttaagaagtgctgtttctgtgctgtggtgagctctaaagcctgactgaaacatctcaaacagcctgttcctctgcaggtgctccagtaactgagtcaccaccaccttttctagaactttagagataaaaggaaggttggatattggcctataatttgctaagacatcaggatccagtgatggttttttaagcaacggcttaatcactgccaccttgtaggaccggggtacataacctgacactaaagaaccattgatctggtccaggatagatctgcctatcaatggtaaaacatccttcaacaggtgtgttgggatgggatctaaaagacacgtggtggtcttggatttctgaattagcgatgacgcctcagaaaaatatatagggctgaaggagtttaagggctcgttggagaccctgtatgttcccacagttgGCACAtgtggtgatggtccagttgttgggatggcctggttagctttctctctgatagctagaactttat
Coding sequences within it:
- the rabggta gene encoding geranylgeranyl transferase type-2 subunit alpha, translating into MHGRVKVKSTAQQEEEKRKEREKKLKLYITARDACFSKRKEGVLDDDALQLSQQLLSSNPDFATLWNYRREILMHMETVKNEDEMQKVYEAELSFLESCLKMNPKSYGSWHHRCWVSTRLPRPDWARELSLCDRCLSLDDRNFHCWDYRRMVVKMSGVPVDQELAFTDRLIGSNFSNYSSWHYRSTLLPLLHPESPDPPSPSGEPPRSSPPPSPQSHSHRVCEEQLLKEYELVRNAFFTDPNDQSAWFYYRWLLGRAEREEIISCVFVSREEERVAVAFSRPVNAQTVGLLLVLDGQLQRVEWRSVHPRFKHSPVWICDLPPGTISDIVNEHNLTVHWTEKHTHRDCALYTGRCESWCRDSATDQELFRSELSVEKTSVLQSELDSCNQLQELEPLNKWCLLTVILLMRALDPLGYEKETLAHFQTLKEVDPMRSAYYSDLCSKFMIENTILKMEYAEVRVFSIADKNLTTLCHLDQLLLVTHISLSSNQLEQLPPQFAMLQCLEVLEADNNKIEKLEGVYQLPKLEEVLLRNNKISTLADLQPLASCPKLKHLDLRGNPVTQTDNIEAELAELLPSVTHLLL